Genomic segment of Colletotrichum destructivum chromosome 5, complete sequence:
GACGAGCGCTATGGAGTTGTTCTGGTGCGAAACAGGGGGTTGTACCTCGGGTTGGAGTGAGAAACGCATTCGGGCAGCTTATCGTCAAGTCACGAAAAACCTTAGGTTGGGGGGGAGAAGATgctggcgccgaggccgatgacgcTTCAGTCGGAGGGAGCAAAAGGGGGAAAGTGCCAAAATTCTCATCCCCCCCAACTGTCTTgcagtacagagtacaagGCTGCCTATCCCGTCCACTGGACCTGCATGTTCTTTTTCCCATACAGCGTACATGGGTAGCCTAAGCGGGCACCAATCAGTGACCCCTGCCATCGTTTGCAGGCGGACGCTTCACGGAGCATACAGCACGGCAGCCTCGCACGCCGCTAGCGCGCGCGCGGGTCAGTGGTCAGTGGTCATCCACTGGTCAGTGGCCAACAGACTTATTGTTGCAGGGAGCTCTCGGGGTTTTAGCGCGTCATCCAACCCCAACCCAACCCGAAGATGGTCCTAGCCGGGTCCAGGTGTGGATACGTATCTGCTTCTCGACCGAGACAGACAAAACTTGACCTTCCATGCATGTCGAAGCACAACCGCAGCTGTTCCCACCACTGTAAAGCTTCGAcctcccttctccttttTCGCCCGTCCgccaccttctcctcctccctccccctccctctctcctttgCAACCCATCGTCGCGCGTACCGAACGGAGAACGCATACGTACGTACGCATGGCCGCCTCGGATAACGACCAGTATGGCTTCCACGACGATGCGGCCGCCGGAGACGACCAGTCCGTCCTGTCTGTAAGTCACGCTCGCTACCCGCGTGACcagccgccgctgccactGCAACTGCTACCATCACCGCCATTGCTTCTTATGCTGTGCATCGTGACTTGAGGACTGACCAGAGTGCGCTACTCGCAGACGCGTGGCATCGAGGCTTTTGGGCGCAAGGTCACCACAACGGCGAGCCATTTGATGGGGCCCCTTTCCGAGCAAGGGAACAACAATCATCACCATTACCATGGCGCCCTGGCCGAAGTCCACAAgcagctgcgccgcccgACCATCCAGCGCAGCATGTTTTCCATGGCCAAGACGACACCCACTGACATGGTCCGCTCCAAGCTGTCCACCACCGAGATCCAGCACCGCGCCGTGACCTACTTGCCTGACGAGTTGCTGGCCAACATCCCCGAGGGCGACAATTCCTACTCTCTTTTCCAGGGCTTCAAGGCGAGCTTCCCCGACCTGACCGAAGAGGGTAGGAAgcatcgacggcgggtaTCGAGAGGCAGGAAGCTACTGGAAGACACCGAACACAGTCCCGGCACGCCTCAGGCGCTGCACAACCTTAAGAAAGACAAGGCCTCAATGATGCACGAGCTGGAAATGCTGGGCGTTCGAAAAAGCATGGCAAGCAGCGAGATTCGCGATATCGACAATAAGATCGCCAATCTGCACGGCATGCGACGCATCATCCTTGACAGACTCGCAAATCTTGAGCAGGACGAAACGTTGCTGGAACACGACCGTAAGCGCAGAATCACCCAGGGACAATATGGCGTGGCGTCTGTTTGGTGCTAACACGTGCTAGTTATGGACGTCGAAACGCGGCTGGAAGAGGCGcaggatctcgtcgacgaagccgaatCGATCGCGATAAACACACCCACCAAGACCGAGGAAGACCTGGCCGGCGACCAGGACGAAGCGGGATTCATGTCACAATCCGTTTACGAAAAATTGCCATCAGCGGCTGGCACGCCAGCGTCGAAGCCGAAAAAGAGGGTGGTCCGCCGGAAATCAATGCCGATATTGCATGAGCATTTTGAGGCAGGCACCGCCATCAGGGAAATTCGCGCGCATCAGGACACAATCACAGCTCTCGATTTCGACGCACCTTTCGGAACCATGGTTACTTCGGCTATGGATGACTCAATCAGAGTATGGGATCTTAATGCTGGGCGATGTATCGGCTTGCTCGACGGGCACACGGCGTCGGTCCGCGCGCTGCAGGTGGACGACAACTTCCTCGCCACAGGAGGCATGGATGCCACGATCCGACTCTGGGATTTGAGCAAGGCGCACTACGACCCCCACGGAAGCCAGTACGGTagagacgaagacgaggacggtATCGCATTCGAGAACCCCGATGATGGCCCTGTCGAGCCTCCCGAAGGAAGCATGAGGGACTGTCACCTTTACACCCTCTCGTCCCATGTCGACGAAATCACGGCCCTACATTTCAGAAACGACACGCTTGTCTCGGGCTCCGCGGACAAGACGCTGCGGCAGTGGGATCTCGAAAAGGGTCGCTGCGTCCAGACTCTGGATGTCATGTGGGCGGCGGCCCAGGCTTCTGCATCTCTGGGAAGCGAGAGCTCCTGGAGACAGACGAACCGAGCGCCTTCACAGCCGGCCGACTTTATTGGAGCTCTCCAGGTCTttgagacagccctggctTGCGGTACCGCCGACGGCATGGTCCGCTTGTGGGACTTGCGAAGCGGCCAGGTTCATCGAAGCCTGGTGGGACACACAGGACCCGTGACGTGCCTACAGTTCGACGACGTTCATCTCGTGACTGGAAGCATGGACAGAAGTATTAGAGTGAGTTTTGAGATATCTTACCTTGTCTAGTGTATCTTCCCGCTAACTGTTGATAGATCTGGGATCTCCGTACAGGATCTATTTATGATGCCTACGCGTACGACAGCGCCATCACCAGCATGATGTTTGATGAGCGGAGGATCGTCAGCGCTGCTGGTGAGGATGTTGTGAAGGTGTATGATAAGGTAGAGGGCCGCCAGTGGGACTGCGGCGCGGGCATTTCCGAGGCTGAGGAGGGCAAGACGCCCGCCGTTGTTGAGCGTGTACGTGTACGGGACGGCTACCTCGTCGAGGGACGACAGGACGGCATTGTAGGAGTATGGACATGTTAGAATATATACAGAGCCCCCTTCAGCACAGCGAATCAACACGGATATGACAACCTGGATGGCGTTTGTAAGAAGCGTTGAGGTTGCGACGAGTCTGTTCTATCGACAAAGCCAGTGAAGGGATGTGTCTATGAATCCGCCTCCAGTCCGGCGGGAAAGGCGATGAACCTAGCCTCTTCGTTGCACTACTGAGAACGGTTGTTTTCCATATCAGCTGATGGCAAATCTGCTGCTACTCCGACCGTTCATCCGATCTCAACATAAGCGGCAGCCCATCAGATGGAGCGGCCCCACCTGGCGGACTCCAACTTCTAGACGTCTGACCACTCGAAGCAAATGCTCTCCAATCGCACCACTTACAAAGATCCAAATCTCATCATCCCCCAACCACACTCACTGTTACGAGTGACCGCGGCCCTGGAAACGGGAGGTTTTTGAACCAAAAGGGGACGACTCAAGCTTCAACATCATCGTCAGATAAGATGCTTGCCCTAGACGACCCGGATTTCATCCAAGAATGCGTCCAAACAACGGCCTCCATTCACACAGACGcccgcctcgacggcgcctccGAGAGCCTTTCGCAACAGAAGTCCGTGGATGATGGAAAGTACGGGCTTAAGCCCCTAAAACCGGAGATTTTGCAAGCCCTCGAGAATCTCGCGCTCGATGTCTTGACGGTCCGCGCGCCAGACGACGCATCAGCGCCAGGGAACGGCGACGctcgtcttctccaacgCCTCGACGAAGAGATCGAGAGAACGTACCGTCGGTTCTACGAGTTTGTGTACGCGGAACTGCCGTACTGCTGGAGGCAGCTGTACACCGATCTCAGCCTGCTGAAGTTTTCATGCCTTGTGTTTCTGAGGGgggccgggggcggcgccgtggtCGACAACGATGACGAGAAGTTGCTGGACGAGCTGGTCGCCGTGCTAGACCGGGCCCTGATCCTCGCTGGCGGCGCAGGCCTCTCACGTGGGAGGAAGACCATATCCAGGCTCCTCGCGcatctcgacggcgaagacacGCTTGCAACCACATCTAGTGCCCCCCGTCTCCCGGCGTCGTTCCCGACGTCGCGCCCCTTCACGCCGCCCGTCACGAGCCCGatccgcgtcgtcgacgccatgaCCATGCCGGCGTTCCAGTCCTACCTGGACCGCGCGTCTTCGTCCGGCGGGGGCCTGGGTCCGGAGCCGCTGGTCCTGAAGTCGCTGCTGACCGACTGGCCCGCTCTCTCGGCCAGGCCGTGGAGCTCGCCGGGGTATCTCCTCTCGCGGACGCACGCCGGGAGGAGGCTTGTCCCGGTCGAGGTGGGCAGGAGCTACGTCGACGAGGGGTGGACGCAGGAACTCATCCCGTTCAGAGATCTGTTGTCCCGCATCAtcgcgtcgtcctcgtcgtcctcgttgtcCTCCGAAACCCGGGCCGAGGGAGAAACTCAAGggctggcgacgacgacgtaCCTCGCTCAGCACGAACTCTTCGCCCAGCTGCCGCACCTCCAGAACGACATTCTCACGCCGGACCACTGCttcacgtcgccgccgccgcatccgCTCGACCCGTCCGCCGACAAGCCGGAGCTCGCGCTGCCGCTCGTCAACGCCTGGCTCGGCCCCGCGGGGACCATCACGCCGCTGCACACGGACGGGTACCACAACCTGCTCTgccaggccgtcggcgccaagTACGTGCGGCTGTACGCGCCACACGACTCGGAAGCGCTGTGCCCGCGGGGTGTTGACTGTGacggcgacaaggacgacagcgaagacggggaagggggcggggacggggacaGGGAGATGGAACGAAAGGTCGACATGAGCAACACGAGCGCGTTCGACGTCGGTGCAGCGGAGGGGTGGGACCCGGATCCGGAAGGCCGCGACgccatcgagctcgaggagtTCCGCGGCCTGCGGCACTGGGACTGCGTGCTCGAGGCCGGTGACGCGCTGTACATCCCCATCGGGTGGTGGCACTACGTCCGAGGCCTGAGCGTGAGCTTCAGCGTGAGCTTTTGGTGGAACGGGGATCACTGCGGCGACCGCGGCGACCCGTATGGACGATCGTCGGAATCACGTAAAGAGTGTTAAGTCCGGCCGGTGGATGGGTATGGTCATTTGCCTCTTTATTTTAATTCATTTCTTTTTGAAAAGAATATATACCCCCTTCGCCGTAGATGGCCCGGGTAGGCCACGGTCGTATTTCATGTCATGTTTTGTTCCCACGTAGAAGTCATAAAAGAAGGAGGAACGGAAtcagctggccgccgccgccgccgcctcgtccgcaTCGCCACTCTCCGCCGTCCCCTGCGCCTGCCGCCGCGCCttggcgccggccttgagcttctccCACTTCTCGCGGTACTTCTCCAGCGTCCGCGCCATGGTTttgttctccttctccagggCCTCCATGCGCTGCaccgccatggccatctgCTCCTCCAGTTCTCTATTCCGTGAGCGCAGCACGGCGTCCCCtcccgccgtcgacggcccgCCACCGACCGCGATCGATGAGGGCGACCCCGGCCGCCTCAGGCGGATGCTCTCAGCCAGCGCGAGGCTCGTGTTCTGCGCCGTGGCCTCGAAGGCGTGGAGCCGCTTGCTCAGCTTGTCCAGCATGTCCTTGAGGCCCCGGTTCTCGAGAtacagctcctcgacggtgtTTGTTAATTGCTGCTCGGACCGTGAGGGCTTGCTGCCGACGCGGCGCCTGACGCCGGGTGACAGTGGGATGGACGGCGActcgcgggcgtcgacgaagtcgtcgtcgtcgtcttcgaggaaACTGTCGCCGCCGTGAAGGGAGGCTTCGAGGCGgcgcttctccttgtcggcgaagTTGAGGATGTTAGCGTACGAAACGGTGTGGCCGCTCGTGGGGACGACGTAGAACGAGTCGTTGGGGTTGTgggccgagatggcgcgGAGGGTCGCGCGCGAGTAGATCTTGGACAGGTCGGGCTCGGCGGGGGCCACGGAAGATTTGAGCCGGTTGCGCTTTATCGGTGCCGGTTCCGGCGTCTCAGGAGGTtccaaggcggcggcggcggaggaggcggaagaTTCCTCGGTGATGAGGGGCAGGCCGGCGAATGCCAGGGGCGCGGAGAGACGATTGATGATATTGCCGAAGGTGCTATAGAAGCGGGAGTATGCGTCGtcgctgggcggcggcgaggtgggTTCTTCCGCCTTGTTCGACTCAACTTCTCTTCGTGAGGGCTCGGGGTTGCCCGTCGGCGGAATCCACCCTGGTTTGCCAGACTGGTCGAGAACGTTTTGCATCTTGACCTTTGATCCATCCCGCCGAGACTGCACCTCCATGCTCCCCGGTGCCTGGTCGTTTGTAACGCTCGGCGGGATGGGCTGACTGCGGTTCCTGCTTGACCGGATCCCGCGCGCCGAGGCGAGGTTGCTCGCGATCGACGAAGTCATCTCGCGGTTGGGGTACCGGCGCGGCTGCGCAAGAGATGGCACAGTCTTGGTGGAAGCGACCGGGCTGCCGGCGGAGTGGCCAGCCCCTGATTTCGATCTCGCATCGTGGGGAGAAGAGACGTCGTGTGGGTCGTCGGAGGCTTGGGGTTCCTGCTTCTCGTCGATGGTGTCAGGGTTCTGGCTCgcgcggcggtcgaggggTAGCTTGAGGAGTTCGGAGAGGCGCTGGTGATGCTCCTCGAGGAGTTTCAGGGTGCGGAGCGCTTCGACACTGGTGGTCACgcgggcggcgttggcgaactcgccggcggcgagggcatgttcgttgatggcgacggtggTTTCGAACTGCTGCGTCGCGTTGGAGGCGGCTCTGGCGTGGTCGTGCGCCTGGTGGACGACAGTTAGAGTCAGGAATATATGCAACATGAAGGCTAAGGAAGATGTACCTTGATCAGCGATGACTCGTCCATGCTGGAGCCGCAGCAGTCGGGGTGTCGATGACGGTTcaagggaagaagatggatggGGTCTGACAGGCAGGTGGTGTTCGCTCGCAGATCTAGCTGCAGCCCTGCCTTTCGGGATCACGCACGTTCACCGCAAATAAAATTCAATAGGGTGGCAGGGAGGTGGGAGGCAGGTACCGACGGAAAGGTAGATACGGGGGGGACGGTTCAAACAATGGACCTGGAATGTTCGGTGGTCGGTGATCGGTGACCGGTGGTTGGCAGTTTGGTGGTTAGCGGTTGCGGTTGCGGAGGGGTTCCCCAGAGTCGGCAAAAGCCCCCGCCGGTTTCTGTGGCCTACCAGGACTAGGAGGACGCGGTCAAAAAAATGCTTGGAATTGCTTGTTGGATGGGGCTTGGGCGTTGGATTGGGAGTACGTAAGCACTATCAAAGCGTCACTAACGCTGGTTCACTatactacctacctattcTACCTAACTTCTGGCGCAAATATCCAAGACCCAACCCACGTCACCAAACAATTGCCTCAAAGCAAGTTCTGGACTCAACACCCACCCAGCCAGAGTGAACCGATTACTTGTTTGGGTGGGCAGAAGAGGGCCACTGTCATCTCAGCGTACACAAACAACAGAGCTGTCCCATGTCAGTTGTTTTGTCAGTTGCGACGAACAGGCAAACATAGCAAGTCAATGAGCTGTTGTCGACAAGAGTGTAAGTCAAGTTTGTACAGTCAAGTTTGTACAGTCGTACTGGAATGGAACAATGGCAGTAAATAGCAAACTCTTGGAGGACTTATCTGTGCCTATGAATACCGCCGGAAGGATTGCCCCTGAATTCAGACCACGTATGCCAATGGCGCCTCATCCTTTGCAAAAGTCTCAGCGTTGCCGGGCGAGAGGGCAATTGTCCGATGTCAGTTGCGCATTGTCTCGTCGGTCTGGAGCCTGGCCTATCACACCGGCCGCACTTGCAGAACCCCTGACGTAGTTATGATATTACCCACGTGCTTACGATATACACCTATCTACTTACGTCCTAAACTTCCCCcctaaaaaaaaaaaaaaaaaaaaaaaaaagccagTAGGTGATCCAAAGACGAAAACCAAAACGGGAAACGCAACGGCCGCAGGAGCACCCCCTGCCGATCGGGTCTGCGGGCCAGCCATCGAAGCTTCCATCTGCGAATCTGCCAGACCTGCATGCATCGCGTTgccaggagagagagatgggatggaaggCTGGTTGGTCTCTTGATCTTGATTCGAGGGTGAGGTTGAACCAGGCTCAGGCATGGGATGTTATTCGGGCAACCTGGTTGGCCAGCATAGAGCTGCcctggccctcggcgagAAGCGATCCAAGCCAGGGAAGCTGTGTGCATTCTCCGTCCCGTGCCTTTCCCTGTTTGTTCACTATTATTATTGCTTGATGGCTACTAGAGGGGTGGGCGTCGGCCATAGCCTCATTCGATGCCAACCCAGGAGATTGAGCATCTCGCGGCTTCGTCCAGCTGCAGGTCAAAGGGGGAAAGGCTCcagtcgaggtcggcgcggGGTGGGATTCTTGGGATTGCGTATCCCCGGTATCCGTATCCGTCAGATCCACCCACAGGGAGAAATGCCATCAAACAAAAATAGCAGCGTCATTCCCAGGTTgcgggtggcggcggggtgCAAATAATGCGACATTGGATGGCTCCatcggggaggggggggggggctggccAGGACGGCCCCAGATGCCCAATTCTTCAAAATTCCAGGTCGCTCATGATAGATGGTCCTGGTCAGCAACAGAATTCATTCCACCGTGGCCCACCGGCAGGAAAATAGGCACACTTTTGTCCGCACATGCCTATTCGTATACACCTATCTAGGCATCCGTAGTGTACACTTAGGTACTGTCCAGAAcatcccctttcccccttcgaGCCAAGGAGGATGGAGTTCGCCCGATACCCCTGCTCGGCCAGACGCAGCaggcgtgggcggcgggcCTCACGCTCAGCGAGAGTGACAGAAAGCGACGATGACGCTCGCCAGGGAATGAGAGGCTCGGCTCGGCTCTAGAGAGGCTGGCCAAGCCTGAAGCTGGGTAAACCAAGGTGGGACTGGCTTTTAGCCGGAAAGTTCGTCACTGGTGaattgtgtgtgtgttagGTTCCTAGGAAGGTCAGCACTGCAGCACCCAAGGTAGCGTGGTGCGAATGTACTCTGTATCATTTGTAGGTCATGGTCATTGTCATTGCCAGTATCTGTATCCGCATCAGGACGCTTACCCTCCTTCCTCAAATCGACGAGCGCGATCTGTACATCCTGCCCCCGACCTGGAAATTCACCCATGTCCTCAACCCCCCCAAGTTGAGCGTGTGCCACTGCGAAAGATTTACATCTTTGCCAGGAACTAACTACTACTGTTCGTACCGATTACCTCATAAGCACAAACAAGCACAAGCACAAACGCAGATACATACAATACAACCAACAAGACGACACGGACGAAAGACGTTCACTGCATTGCCTACATTACATTGCATTGCCTTACATTCTCCGCGGATACCGTACCTCTCTTCTCGACCTTTTTAATTTCCATACTCGCGATTCCCTGCACCCGCGGAACTGGATCGTCGTGCCCACTATTCGCATCCTAAGCGCGTATTCCCTCCCCGAGCTTGAACCCGCCAAACAGACAGTACGggtaccgccgccgcctgctcgTAAAGAGTACGACAATTCCGATCCACGACTCGCGGGTAACGCCATTGAACCCGAAACCATGGACGTCGCCAGTGAAAGCGGAGGAGGCCTGAGCAAGTTGCTGCCTAGAGCCATCGTAGCCAAGCGACGCCGCAGGAAGCAAGAGGCCCGggaagacgatgccgccgcagcaacggcggcgatgctGTTAGGGgtcaagggcgaggatgTCACGGCTCCCGTTGACGCGCCCGCTGCACCACTCCGAGACAGCTACAGCTACGACtacggcgacggcgacgacgacaacgccagcTATCTGTCCACCAGGCGTGACAGCGGCTCCTACGTCCACGACACGGACACCCTCTCTAACAAGGATATCTCGACCGGCTTTCCCGACTTCGACTACCAGCACTTCCGTGAGCACGGCCacgacgccgctgccgacgagATCAGCACCAAAGCCACCAACAGCATGGTGACCCTCGACGAATCCGACGCTGACCAGTGAGTTTCTCTCTCCGAATCCTTCTGTTTgtccatcccatccccttcccccatgCACATGTACCTCTAAAAGCCAGCCCAAGCCAAGTTTTGATCTCTTGGCTGGCCTTGCTTATGCCTCCCCCCAACACACTTCCCaatgcacacacacatacaccgAGTACACATGGGTCGTCTTATTCCCTCGATCCCGCTGCTTGTATGCACCCGAGCGCACCTGTTCTGTGCTTTTTTGTGTGTTTTCACCACCTCACAAGGCCACGTCTTTCGCAGTGGCGCACTCCTGAAAACTCGTCACTGGCGTCTCCATCGGATGACGAGGCGAGCTACGTGCACCTACGCAACTCGGTCCCAGCCTGTTGGACAACCCtccaacggcgccgtctctCTTTTAGCACATGGTCGCACCTCGTTAGTGGAGCGGGGGTGACAACGACActcaagagagagagcaaagCGGGCTTAATTAGTGGCCGCAGCAGACGCACTCTGGCCACCCTTGGTCTGAAAGGGTCCCTTCTgtctgggggggggggggtcgagATCGATTGGGGCCGGCTGCCTGGCACACTTCACACTGGACTGGACGCTGGACGGAACTCGTCGCTGGGTCTCAGGCTCTCAGCCCCCTCATCCACTCTGCGGCATTCGTCGTATGACAGCTGCCGGGGGTCCCTTCAGCGCAGATTTGCTTACCCGTCCCCCCTCAGTGTCCCTACCAAAAAGGAGCGGGTGTTCCACTTCAAGCGAAGTGCGAACACAGGGTCGTCCATGTCTGACCGATCTCTCTCTGCCGTCTCGTTTCGTCTACTCTTTATGTAACCTCGAGCTGGACCATCTCTAACCTCgtcctctttcccccctctctctctagATCTTCTTTCCGACCAAATGCCATTTCCACGCATCCCTCGCAGATAGGTTACTTGACCACCTCTTCCCCGATCGTTCAGGCATCTCATTTGCCTGAACCCCAATCGCAGATACTGGACGACCAACTTCCCGAGATCGCCTCGGCGCGATCCACCACCTCGATTAACTCGGCCAAGAGGACGCAATCTGTCGAGTCGACGGATTCCTCTCTACGCTCCAAGCGCAGCTTCACAGGCCTTGTGCCACCCAAGAAAACCACCACGAGGTCGCCCTCCCCCGTTGGTCGTCGTCTGAAGGGTGTTTTTACAAAGTCCAAAAAGTCCCCCAGTGCCGCCACGAGCCCTGAGCGTAGTGTGGTGGGCGGTGACGAcaccaccgacgacggccgagacaCGCGCAGGACCAGAGACCGAGGCAGGGCTCCCGCCTCTGCTTCCACCTCTGACCTCATTTCGACCTCGTCTGCAATCACAAAGCAACCGTCTTTGGACAAACACTCTGCGCCACAACCGAATGCGACAAACAATGCCGGTGCATCCCGCGTAAATTCAACAACACATTCCCCTGAGCGACGTCgctcgagagcctcaacCACCACATCCCGCATCGATACCTCCTTCGTGCCCCAAACCCCGCCCAACCCTGACAAGGCCAcgcccgtcatcgtcaatACAcccccgacgccgaccgATCACAACGCACCCTTCGTGCAATCTCCGCCGGGGCCACCTCCGCAAcccgtcgtcgaggctcCTACTGCCTCAGGCAACACGAATGGTGGCTCTGCCACGGGTAACATGATTGCTCACCGCAGGGGTAGATCAGGATCCGGCAGCATAGGGCCCAGCAAGCTTTCTAACATCACCCTCGCCCCTTTGACGCCGACCCCCGAGAACGGCACCGCGAGCAACCCGGGCACCCCATCTGCCGGCGGTTTCTTTTCATCCGTCTTTTC
This window contains:
- a CDS encoding Putative JmjC domain-containing protein, with product MLALDDPDFIQECVQTTASIHTDARLDGASESLSQQKSVDDGKYGLKPLKPEILQALENLALDVLTVRAPDDASAPGNGDARLLQRLDEEIERTYRRFYEFVYAELPYCWRQLYTDLSLLKFSCLVFLRGAGGGAVVDNDDEKLLDELVAVLDRALILAGGAGLSRGRKTISRLLAHLDGEDTLATTSSAPRLPASFPTSRPFTPPVTSPIRVVDAMTMPAFQSYLDRASSSGGGLGPEPLVLKSLLTDWPALSARPWSSPGYLLSRTHAGRRLVPVEVGRSYVDEGWTQELIPFRDLLSRIIASSSSSSLSSETRAEGETQGLATTTYLAQHELFAQLPHLQNDILTPDHCFTSPPPHPLDPSADKPELALPLVNAWLGPAGTITPLHTDGYHNLLCQAVGAKYVRLYAPHDSEALCPRGVDCDGDKDDSEDGEGGGDGDREMERKVDMSNTSAFDVGAAEGWDPDPEGRDAIELEEFRGLRHWDCVLEAGDALYIPIGWWHYVRGLSVSFSVSFWWNGDHCGDRGDPYGRSSESRKEC
- a CDS encoding Putative WD40/YVTN repeat-like-containing domain superfamily, which codes for MAASDNDQYGFHDDAAAGDDQSVLSTRGIEAFGRKVTTTASHLMGPLSEQGNNNHHHYHGALAEVHKQLRRPTIQRSMFSMAKTTPTDMVRSKLSTTEIQHRAVTYLPDELLANIPEGDNSYSLFQGFKASFPDLTEEGRKHRRRVSRGRKLLEDTEHSPGTPQALHNLKKDKASMMHELEMLGVRKSMASSEIRDIDNKIANLHGMRRIILDRLANLEQDETLLEHDLMDVETRLEEAQDLVDEAESIAINTPTKTEEDLAGDQDEAGFMSQSVYEKLPSAAGTPASKPKKRVVRRKSMPILHEHFEAGTAIREIRAHQDTITALDFDAPFGTMVTSAMDDSIRVWDLNAGRCIGLLDGHTASVRALQVDDNFLATGGMDATIRLWDLSKAHYDPHGSQYGRDEDEDGIAFENPDDGPVEPPEGSMRDCHLYTLSSHVDEITALHFRNDTLVSGSADKTLRQWDLEKGRCVQTLDVMWAAAQASASLGSESSWRQTNRAPSQPADFIGALQVFETALACGTADGMVRLWDLRSGQVHRSLVGHTGPVTCLQFDDVHLVTGSMDRSIRIWDLRTGSIYDAYAYDSAITSMMFDERRIVSAAGEDVVKVYDKVEGRQWDCGAGISEAEEGKTPAVVERVRVRDGYLVEGRQDGIVGVWTC